Proteins co-encoded in one Cytobacillus sp. NJ13 genomic window:
- a CDS encoding nitroreductase family protein gives MDIQKIITTRRNIKKFKSDKVEHSLITSWLEAASMAPNHKMTEPWEVLFVGPETRAKLNHKTDFCQAPVVLAILSKHGATDLERTENMAAVSCFIQNFMLMAWASGVGTFWSSLGVSAAARTTLNVPDDSDVVGILGVGFPEEVPEAKERTPIDRKIKHLS, from the coding sequence ATGGATATACAGAAAATAATCACGACTCGCCGCAACATAAAAAAATTCAAATCTGATAAAGTGGAGCATAGTTTAATCACATCCTGGCTGGAGGCTGCGAGCATGGCACCCAACCATAAAATGACGGAGCCATGGGAAGTATTATTTGTTGGTCCGGAAACAAGGGCTAAGCTGAACCACAAAACCGATTTTTGCCAGGCGCCAGTCGTGCTGGCCATCCTATCCAAGCATGGAGCTACCGACCTGGAACGAACTGAGAACATGGCTGCAGTATCCTGCTTTATCCAGAACTTCATGCTGATGGCGTGGGCATCAGGAGTGGGGACATTCTGGTCTTCCCTGGGGGTTTCAGCTGCAGCAAGAACCACTTTAAATGTCCCGGATGATAGCGATGTAGTCGGTATTTTAGGAGTAGGCTTTCCTGAGGAAGTACCAGAAGCGAAGGAACGTACACCGATTGACAGGAAGATTAAGCATTTATCATAA
- a CDS encoding AraC family transcriptional regulator, which translates to MKSIICEKRSYSREFHSHQHEFGQFLFPLQGSLDIQTKWQEIKLSPDYCFFLPQGVDHNYRSMDRNEFLILDIPKTYLPVETSCMFIQLDQQWASIRYLLLEEAGNQGNASSLADLTRYVASKLQVAKPPSIDYIHRHFKESIRLETLAQIEHYHPAYYSAWFKKKTGRSPKAYISDLRLKEAKHLLMSTSWSMSVISGELGFENSSSFTRWFNRCEGVAPQKYRILKKR; encoded by the coding sequence ATGAAAAGCATCATCTGCGAAAAAAGATCCTATTCCAGAGAGTTTCATTCGCACCAGCATGAGTTTGGCCAGTTTCTATTCCCCTTGCAGGGCTCCCTGGATATCCAGACGAAATGGCAGGAAATCAAGCTTAGCCCGGACTATTGTTTTTTCCTTCCGCAAGGGGTTGATCATAACTATCGTTCGATGGACCGGAATGAATTTTTGATCCTGGATATCCCGAAGACTTATTTGCCGGTAGAGACTAGCTGTATGTTCATTCAGCTGGATCAGCAATGGGCTTCAATCCGATATTTGCTGCTGGAAGAGGCGGGGAATCAGGGGAATGCATCCTCCCTGGCAGACTTGACCAGGTATGTGGCCAGCAAACTGCAAGTCGCCAAACCCCCATCGATTGACTATATTCATAGGCATTTTAAGGAGTCCATCCGATTAGAGACTTTAGCGCAAATCGAACATTATCATCCAGCCTATTATTCCGCATGGTTTAAGAAGAAAACCGGGAGAAGCCCAAAAGCCTACATATCTGATCTTCGTTTGAAAGAAGCGAAGCATTTATTAATGTCAACCTCCTGGTCCATGTCGGTGATCAGCGGGGAATTAGGCTTCGAAAATTCTTCCTCTTTTACCCGGTGGTTCAACCGCTGTGAAGGGGTAGCACCACAAAAGTACAGGATCCTTAAGAAAAGATAA
- a CDS encoding DNA-3-methyladenine glycosylase 2: protein MSSHFINWKEDENGLVLFTPHEFSFTENLRYLSRSANECLYEISGETIRRALSIGNDKLLLEISGESDQFLSVSIHKPVTHQMKAEIAAYIHDWFDLGANLTPFYEMAQTDPLLQKPAEQFFGLRVMGIPDLFEALAWGILGQQINLTYAYTLKRRLVEKYGECLEDGRSKYWLFPAAETIAGLTIEDLTDLKMTVKKCEYLIDVACLIANGELSKKDLQNAGNVKAAEKKLTKIRGIGPWTAHYVLMRCLRFPNAFPIDDVGLHNAIKATLGSESKPAKEEILKCSAGWENWEAYATFYLWRVLY from the coding sequence TTGAGCTCTCATTTTATTAACTGGAAAGAGGATGAAAATGGCCTGGTCCTTTTCACTCCGCATGAATTCAGCTTTACCGAAAACCTGCGATACTTATCAAGATCAGCAAATGAATGCCTTTATGAGATTTCCGGCGAGACAATTAGACGTGCCCTTTCCATCGGGAATGATAAGCTCCTGCTTGAAATAAGCGGTGAGTCAGATCAGTTCCTATCCGTCAGCATTCATAAGCCCGTCACGCATCAAATGAAAGCGGAAATTGCGGCATATATTCATGATTGGTTCGACCTTGGAGCAAACCTGACCCCATTTTATGAGATGGCACAAACAGATCCCTTGCTGCAAAAGCCTGCAGAGCAATTTTTCGGGCTGAGAGTCATGGGAATTCCCGACTTATTCGAGGCTCTTGCCTGGGGAATCCTTGGGCAGCAGATTAACCTTACATATGCGTATACACTAAAGAGGCGGCTCGTTGAAAAATATGGGGAGTGCCTGGAAGACGGCAGGAGCAAATACTGGCTCTTCCCTGCAGCGGAAACGATTGCCGGATTAACCATCGAAGATCTGACCGACTTAAAAATGACCGTTAAAAAATGTGAATATCTCATTGATGTGGCCTGTTTGATTGCAAACGGTGAGCTCTCGAAAAAGGACTTGCAAAACGCGGGAAATGTAAAAGCTGCAGAAAAAAAGCTGACCAAAATACGCGGCATCGGTCCCTGGACCGCCCATTATGTCCTTATGCGGTGCCTGCGCTTCCCGAACGCTTTTCCAATCGATGATGTCGGCCTTCATAATGCGATCAAAGCGACTCTCGGCTCTGAAAGCAAACCAGCGAAGGAGGAAATCCTGAAATGTTCGGCTGGCTGGGAGAATTGGGAAGCGTATGCTACTTTTTATTTGTGGAGAGTATTATATTAA
- a CDS encoding bifunctional transcriptional activator/DNA repair enzyme AdaA, producing the protein MAYEQIPEEYWNAIKDCDKSYDDLFLYGVKTTGIFCRPSCRSRVPNIGNVAIFQNAAQALAENFRPCKRCKPEGLSLPAEEWIKQITGWINQHYTDPITLHQLGDLFHGSPYHLQRVFKRVTGKSPTEYIQDIRLEKAVHMLEAGEQSIADVGASAGFPSTPYFISLFKKKLGTTPAAYRNKTREEKE; encoded by the coding sequence GTGGCTTATGAACAGATTCCGGAAGAATATTGGAACGCGATAAAGGATTGCGACAAATCCTATGATGATCTCTTTCTTTATGGCGTTAAAACGACAGGGATATTCTGCAGACCGTCGTGCCGGTCAAGGGTCCCTAATATCGGCAATGTCGCTATTTTTCAAAATGCCGCTCAAGCACTGGCGGAAAATTTCAGGCCCTGCAAGCGCTGTAAACCGGAAGGCCTCAGCCTGCCTGCAGAAGAATGGATTAAGCAAATAACCGGGTGGATCAATCAGCATTATACCGACCCGATTACATTGCATCAATTGGGTGACCTGTTTCATGGAAGTCCCTATCATTTACAGCGGGTGTTCAAACGGGTCACCGGGAAGTCGCCCACAGAGTATATTCAGGATATCCGACTCGAAAAAGCCGTCCATATGCTGGAGGCCGGGGAGCAATCGATAGCCGATGTCGGCGCATCAGCAGGATTCCCCAGCACCCCTTATTTTATCTCTTTATTTAAAAAGAAGCTGGGCACAACACCTGCAGCATATAGAAACAAAACAAGGGAGGAGAAAGAATGA
- a CDS encoding YitT family protein: MHVLYKSLILGMAASIQGLAMTFFLFPHLIPSGGAASMAVLFNYLLDTPFSVTLWVLNAGLLLAAAKWLGKSSVIWTLFCVSVTSVTIDFLTPYITEPLNPVLLDLLLGAVVFGIGVGILFRMGASSGGMDILALIISKARGSAPGRTLFYINGSLLLLTGVVVDWKVIVYAVICQMIGTRMIDLIYKLDVKILVEKYKIHY, encoded by the coding sequence ATGCACGTACTCTATAAATCTTTGATTTTGGGAATGGCCGCCAGCATCCAGGGTCTCGCGATGACCTTTTTCTTGTTTCCGCATTTAATCCCGTCCGGCGGCGCGGCGAGTATGGCGGTTTTATTCAATTATCTATTGGACACGCCTTTTTCGGTGACATTATGGGTTTTGAATGCGGGCCTGCTGCTGGCAGCGGCCAAATGGCTCGGGAAAAGCAGTGTGATCTGGACGCTGTTTTGTGTTTCCGTTACTTCGGTTACAATTGATTTTCTGACTCCATACATAACGGAACCGCTGAATCCGGTTCTCCTGGATCTTTTGCTTGGAGCTGTAGTCTTTGGAATAGGAGTCGGAATTTTATTCCGGATGGGCGCTTCGTCAGGGGGCATGGATATCCTTGCGTTAATCATTTCCAAAGCAAGGGGAAGTGCGCCGGGACGGACTTTATTTTACATAAATGGCAGTCTGCTTCTCCTTACCGGTGTTGTCGTGGACTGGAAGGTTATTGTTTATGCGGTGATCTGCCAGATGATCGGGACGCGGATGATTGATCTCATTTACAAGCTTGATGTAAAAATACTTGTGGAGAAGTATAAGATCCATTACTGA
- a CDS encoding Xaa-Pro dipeptidyl-peptidase, with the protein MKKKKLLRPAAMLAVISMTLSSLAYTPGNAAAKEKPVQTAQIEDAKSQPIYSYEEAIRETVYVESTLDSDENGKADRIAVDIIRPKETEEGLKVPVIMDASPYYESLGRGNESEVKDRDKDGINEKFPLFYDNYFVPRGYAVALPEMVGTNHSDGCPTTGGYEEIESIRVVIDWMNGRAKAWDKDNNEVKADWTTGNVGMIGKSYDGTLANGVAATGVEGLKTIVPIGAISSWYNYYRYEGLTYYNNGPGGLASRVASSSRKDSCKPVFDRLNSEADDPSGDYNEFWDERNYIKDVKNVKASVFAVHGLNDFNVKMNHLADWWTALSKEEVPRKLWLTQTGHVDPFDFRRAEWVDTLHRWFDYWLMDIENGIMDEPAVDIERGADNWETQSSWPDQNAANVKIRLAPGENDQTNGMLTTGPVKGNFQQSFTDNPTQTEQQMVTNETAVKSDRLAFLSPPLEEDVRLSGIPEISLRAKVNKEDSNLTVLIVDYGTDTRIHHEGPGEGVRTLNTESCWGESISTDDACYKETEKTAHTAPYEVVTRGWFDPQNWKTIEKDDPLKEGKSYKFEWDVLPEDYVFKEGHRIGIIIAGSDRRRTIPSTTGATFEVELGQSFISLPVVGGKKAVGF; encoded by the coding sequence ATGAAAAAGAAAAAGCTTCTCAGACCTGCAGCTATGTTAGCGGTCATTTCTATGACTCTATCATCACTTGCCTACACACCCGGAAATGCAGCAGCGAAAGAAAAACCGGTACAGACAGCACAAATCGAGGATGCAAAGTCTCAGCCAATTTATTCATATGAAGAGGCGATTCGTGAGACGGTCTATGTCGAGTCCACACTTGATTCGGACGAAAACGGAAAAGCAGACAGGATTGCCGTGGATATCATCCGCCCGAAAGAAACAGAAGAAGGCCTGAAGGTTCCAGTGATCATGGATGCGAGTCCATATTATGAAAGCCTTGGAAGAGGAAATGAAAGTGAAGTGAAAGATCGGGACAAGGATGGCATTAATGAGAAGTTCCCTCTATTTTATGATAATTATTTTGTACCAAGAGGTTATGCAGTGGCTTTGCCTGAAATGGTTGGGACCAATCATTCGGATGGCTGTCCGACAACAGGCGGATATGAGGAAATTGAAAGCATCCGGGTCGTGATTGACTGGATGAATGGCAGAGCAAAAGCGTGGGATAAAGATAATAATGAAGTGAAAGCAGACTGGACAACCGGGAATGTCGGCATGATCGGAAAGTCCTATGATGGCACGCTGGCCAATGGGGTAGCGGCTACAGGCGTAGAGGGCTTAAAAACAATTGTTCCCATTGGAGCCATTAGCAGCTGGTACAATTATTACCGCTATGAGGGACTTACATATTACAACAACGGGCCAGGAGGCTTGGCCAGCAGAGTTGCCAGCAGCTCCCGCAAAGATTCCTGTAAGCCTGTGTTCGATCGTTTGAACTCGGAAGCGGATGATCCATCTGGAGATTATAATGAGTTCTGGGATGAAAGAAATTACATTAAGGACGTAAAAAATGTAAAAGCAAGTGTGTTTGCAGTTCATGGATTAAATGATTTCAATGTGAAAATGAATCACCTTGCGGATTGGTGGACAGCCCTATCCAAAGAAGAGGTTCCGAGAAAACTGTGGCTCACCCAAACTGGCCATGTCGATCCATTTGACTTCCGCAGAGCAGAGTGGGTTGATACACTGCATCGCTGGTTCGACTACTGGCTGATGGATATCGAAAATGGCATTATGGACGAGCCTGCCGTTGATATTGAAAGAGGTGCGGATAATTGGGAAACCCAATCTTCATGGCCGGATCAAAATGCCGCAAATGTTAAAATACGATTAGCGCCAGGCGAGAATGATCAGACAAATGGCATGCTGACAACAGGGCCTGTGAAGGGCAATTTTCAGCAATCTTTTACAGATAACCCAACACAAACCGAGCAGCAGATGGTAACCAATGAAACGGCTGTCAAAAGCGACCGCCTGGCATTTTTATCACCACCGCTTGAAGAAGATGTCCGTTTGAGCGGCATACCTGAAATTTCACTTCGGGCAAAGGTCAATAAAGAAGACTCCAATTTAACTGTTCTTATTGTCGACTATGGAACGGATACCCGCATTCATCATGAAGGCCCGGGAGAGGGAGTCCGAACTCTGAATACAGAAAGCTGTTGGGGAGAAAGTATTTCAACAGATGATGCATGTTACAAAGAAACAGAAAAAACTGCTCATACAGCACCATATGAAGTCGTGACAAGAGGATGGTTTGATCCGCAGAACTGGAAAACGATTGAGAAGGATGACCCTTTAAAAGAGGGCAAGAGCTATAAGTTTGAATGGGATGTTTTACCTGAAGACTACGTATTTAAGGAAGGTCACCGAATCGGCATTATCATCGCTGGAAGCGATAGAAGACGTACAATTCCTTCAACAACAGGGGCCACGTTTGAAGTAGAGCTTGGACAAAGTTTTATCAGCCTTCCTGTTGTGGGCGGAAAAAAGGCCGTTGGATTTTAA
- a CDS encoding GNAT family N-acetyltransferase has translation MTILFETDRLLLRIMQADDLDAVFEIWGSPEVMKYCGGSSTKSRIQRSIEFYQRLQNEKGYSVYTVLLKETSAIIGVCGFNPAENEDEAELLYHFNQRNWGKGYAAEAAAACVAALRKNCPNVRKITAAVDPANPASGKVLGKIGMTAAGMKWFEDTQQEELCYEIELA, from the coding sequence ATGACTATTCTTTTTGAAACAGATCGGCTCCTGCTCCGGATCATGCAGGCTGATGACCTGGATGCAGTTTTTGAAATTTGGGGCAGCCCCGAGGTAATGAAATACTGCGGCGGCTCCAGCACAAAAAGCCGTATCCAGCGCTCCATTGAATTTTATCAGCGTCTGCAGAATGAAAAAGGCTACTCTGTTTATACTGTTCTGCTAAAAGAAACCTCCGCCATCATTGGAGTTTGCGGGTTTAATCCGGCAGAAAATGAAGATGAGGCAGAGCTCCTCTACCATTTTAATCAGCGTAACTGGGGAAAAGGATATGCTGCTGAAGCTGCCGCTGCATGCGTGGCCGCTTTAAGGAAAAATTGCCCGAACGTCCGGAAAATTACCGCAGCTGTGGATCCCGCTAACCCTGCATCCGGGAAGGTGCTCGGGAAAATCGGCATGACCGCGGCTGGAATGAAGTGGTTTGAAGATACACAGCAGGAAGAACTGTGTTATGAAATAGAACTTGCGTAA
- a CDS encoding DUF3231 family protein, translating into MPEKSKISSTELGALWMTYQKKTMILRILEYFIEKSDNPKAKNLMSGLWNKLHPKVVEVKKLLQNEGAAVPIGFTDQDVNVNAPVLYENGFDIMFCRILKEISMGMYVLHLTMSYRKDIIKLYRDMTALTQEYYDKFTQFLLDEGLLPSPTFINLPKSADFVTSNNYLKGMNILGQKRPINTVEFGLMYHGIETNITGMQLMSGFAQCAKGEEVKKYFIKGKELSKEIIKELGEKLLQNDIQPPATSGGTVTNSTEAPFSDKLMLFCTYLLCGFSIGGQGFGIGFSLRNDLNMNFGKFGIEVYEYIREGVKIMISNGWLEEVPRN; encoded by the coding sequence ATGCCTGAAAAATCTAAAATCAGTTCAACCGAACTGGGTGCATTATGGATGACCTATCAAAAAAAAACAATGATTCTTCGTATTTTAGAATACTTTATAGAGAAATCGGATAATCCAAAGGCGAAAAATTTGATGTCAGGATTGTGGAATAAACTTCATCCAAAAGTTGTTGAAGTTAAAAAACTGCTTCAAAATGAGGGGGCTGCTGTCCCAATCGGCTTTACGGATCAAGATGTCAATGTAAATGCTCCCGTACTGTATGAGAACGGATTTGATATCATGTTTTGCCGGATTTTAAAGGAAATAAGCATGGGCATGTATGTCCTTCATTTAACCATGTCTTATCGAAAGGATATTATTAAGCTTTATAGGGACATGACCGCATTAACTCAGGAATATTATGATAAATTTACTCAATTTCTTTTGGATGAAGGGCTGCTTCCAAGTCCCACCTTTATAAACTTGCCTAAATCAGCTGATTTTGTGACCAGTAATAACTATTTGAAAGGAATGAATATTCTTGGACAGAAGCGCCCCATTAATACGGTGGAATTTGGGCTTATGTATCATGGGATTGAAACGAATATTACCGGCATGCAGCTGATGTCTGGATTTGCTCAATGTGCAAAAGGAGAAGAAGTTAAAAAATATTTTATTAAAGGGAAAGAGCTTTCGAAAGAAATTATTAAAGAGCTGGGGGAAAAGCTTCTTCAAAATGATATCCAGCCGCCAGCCACTTCAGGGGGGACAGTGACAAATTCAACAGAGGCTCCGTTTTCGGATAAGCTAATGTTATTTTGCACCTATCTTTTGTGCGGGTTTAGTATTGGCGGACAGGGATTTGGCATTGGCTTCAGCCTTCGCAATGATTTGAATATGAATTTTGGCAAATTTGGTATTGAGGTTTATGAGTATATACGTGAGGGCGTAAAGATTATGATTTCCAATGGATGGCTTGAGGAAGTGCCGCGGAATTAG
- a CDS encoding YeeE/YedE family protein translates to MAQVEVKSKSWVTAPTTVVSNLNPIQKPFVAAGVLAAIILFISIINAANMTQGVLFIIGIALGMTLLHARFGFTSAFRRFASVGNGQGLQAHMLMLAVASTLFAIILSTGFSFTGIEPKGYVSPVGVSVLFGSFIFGIGMQLGNGCASGTLYSVGGGQSSMILTLISFIAGSTIGAYHFSFWMEDTPALPPISLATSTGLGYGGALVLQLALFGLIYWVTLQIAKKRKAPMMKALPTTAGWKKILRGSWPLFAAAIVLALLNALTLTVRGTPWGITSAFALWGGKALMAMGIDVTSWGYFATEPNLAALKNTVLADSTSVMNFGIILGAFISAASQGTFKPGKIKPGVAGAAIVGGLLMGYGSRLAFGCNIGAYFGGIASFSLHGWVWAIMAMLGTGVALFIRPLFGLKNPKSTDSVC, encoded by the coding sequence TTGGCTCAAGTAGAAGTTAAAAGTAAATCATGGGTTACAGCACCAACAACAGTTGTTTCAAACTTAAATCCAATTCAAAAACCTTTTGTTGCAGCTGGCGTTCTTGCAGCTATCATTTTGTTCATTTCCATTATAAATGCAGCGAACATGACACAGGGAGTTCTATTTATTATTGGAATTGCACTCGGCATGACCTTGCTTCATGCCCGCTTCGGCTTCACATCTGCATTCAGGCGCTTTGCCAGTGTAGGAAACGGGCAGGGCCTGCAGGCGCATATGCTGATGCTGGCTGTTGCTTCAACATTATTTGCGATTATTTTAAGCACTGGTTTTAGTTTTACAGGAATCGAGCCTAAAGGATATGTGTCTCCTGTAGGAGTCAGCGTCCTATTTGGTTCCTTTATTTTTGGAATCGGGATGCAGCTTGGGAATGGCTGTGCGTCCGGTACTTTGTATTCGGTAGGCGGAGGACAGTCCTCCATGATCCTGACGCTGATTTCTTTCATCGCTGGTTCCACGATCGGAGCGTACCATTTTTCATTCTGGATGGAAGACACACCGGCATTGCCGCCAATCTCCCTGGCTACATCTACGGGACTCGGCTATGGCGGAGCATTGGTTCTGCAGCTTGCCTTATTTGGCTTGATCTATTGGGTGACTCTGCAAATTGCGAAAAAGCGAAAAGCCCCAATGATGAAAGCATTGCCAACAACGGCCGGCTGGAAAAAAATCCTGAGAGGGTCCTGGCCATTGTTCGCAGCAGCGATCGTGTTGGCATTGCTGAATGCACTGACTCTGACTGTCCGCGGAACGCCTTGGGGCATCACATCGGCATTCGCGCTATGGGGCGGAAAAGCCTTGATGGCAATGGGTATCGACGTGACATCATGGGGTTATTTTGCGACTGAACCGAATTTAGCTGCCTTGAAAAATACAGTTCTTGCTGATTCTACAAGCGTGATGAACTTCGGCATCATTCTTGGTGCCTTCATTTCAGCGGCATCACAGGGAACGTTCAAGCCTGGAAAAATCAAACCGGGTGTGGCTGGTGCTGCGATTGTTGGCGGACTGCTCATGGGATATGGCTCCCGCCTTGCATTCGGCTGCAACATCGGTGCCTACTTCGGCGGAATCGCATCTTTCAGCCTGCACGGCTGGGTATGGGCGATCATGGCCATGCTTGGAACGGGCGTGGCGCTGTTCATCCGTCCGCTGTTTGGATTGAAGAATCCGAAATCTACGGATTCGGTTTGTTAA
- a CDS encoding methylated-DNA--[protein]-cysteine S-methyltransferase yields the protein MNIEWANLQEGEWRLYLAKTEKGLCYIGSDPEFEDFERSLKKYIPAAVLVENKEALQAYMIELQEFLLGKRQVFSMELDVKGTLFQEEVWEALAQIPYGKTVSYSDIAAQINRPQAVRAAGKAIGANPLLIAVPCHRVIGKNGAITGYRGGIKMKQTLLELEKQG from the coding sequence ATGAACATTGAATGGGCGAACCTGCAGGAAGGTGAATGGAGACTTTATCTGGCGAAAACAGAAAAGGGCCTCTGCTATATAGGCTCTGACCCGGAGTTTGAGGATTTTGAAAGGTCGCTGAAAAAATATATTCCAGCTGCAGTGCTTGTGGAAAATAAAGAAGCACTGCAGGCATATATGATTGAATTACAGGAATTTCTTCTGGGAAAAAGACAAGTTTTTTCAATGGAACTGGATGTAAAAGGCACTCTGTTTCAAGAGGAAGTCTGGGAGGCATTAGCGCAGATTCCTTACGGGAAAACTGTCTCCTATTCGGACATTGCCGCACAAATAAACAGGCCGCAGGCAGTACGGGCAGCCGGGAAAGCAATTGGTGCCAATCCGCTGTTAATCGCAGTCCCATGCCATCGTGTCATCGGTAAAAATGGTGCGATAACCGGCTATCGCGGGGGCATTAAAATGAAGCAGACTCTGCTTGAATTGGAGAAACAAGGCTGA
- a CDS encoding EamA family transporter — protein sequence MSGKTAPFYILLAGVLWGTTGTTQAFAPENAHPIAIGAARLAAGGLFLLCMVLLAGKLDLKNWPIKNTLMASLCMALYQPLFFSAVTLTGVAIGTVTAIGSAPILSGFLEWIFLKKRPTVIWWCSTILSILGCVLLFLNKDSVQMDPAGLLMALGAGLTFAGYTLVSRDLVENYSSLSIVAVVFTLSAILLSPFLFIFDMSWLASVRGLTVSLHLGILATGIAYFLFAKGLVHVSSSTAVTLALAEPLTAALLGVFLLGESLTAVSWLGVFLIMMGIAVLIGSSQNSGSKIRAA from the coding sequence ATGAGCGGGAAAACAGCACCATTTTATATATTGCTTGCCGGAGTGCTCTGGGGGACCACGGGTACAACGCAGGCATTTGCGCCGGAAAACGCACATCCGATTGCCATCGGGGCAGCCCGTCTGGCAGCAGGAGGTTTATTTTTATTATGCATGGTTCTTCTGGCAGGAAAGCTGGACCTGAAAAATTGGCCCATCAAGAACACTCTTATGGCTTCACTTTGCATGGCATTGTACCAGCCGTTGTTCTTCTCAGCAGTCACCCTTACAGGGGTGGCCATCGGGACCGTGACCGCAATCGGCAGTGCGCCCATCTTATCGGGTTTCCTTGAATGGATTTTTCTTAAAAAGCGCCCGACTGTCATTTGGTGGTGTTCTACCATCCTCTCCATTTTAGGCTGTGTTCTGCTATTTCTGAACAAGGATTCGGTTCAAATGGACCCGGCTGGCCTATTAATGGCTTTGGGGGCTGGTTTGACATTTGCTGGCTATACGCTTGTCAGCAGGGACCTGGTTGAAAATTATTCATCATTATCAATTGTTGCGGTTGTATTCACACTAAGTGCCATCCTGCTATCGCCATTCTTGTTTATTTTTGATATGTCCTGGCTTGCGAGTGTTCGGGGTTTGACTGTCAGTCTTCACCTGGGGATCCTGGCTACGGGAATTGCCTATTTCCTTTTTGCAAAAGGGCTTGTCCATGTTTCTTCTTCAACGGCTGTCACACTTGCACTGGCGGAACCGTTAACTGCAGCATTATTAGGAGTTTTCCTATTGGGAGAATCGTTAACCGCAGTCTCCTGGCTAGGGGTATTCCTCATAATGATGGGGATAGCGGTATTAATCGGTTCATCCCAAAACTCGGGCAGCAAAATAAGAGCAGCATGA